In the genome of Sorangium aterium, one region contains:
- a CDS encoding serine/threonine protein kinase, with translation MNHSLRHAFVLLASLAGAAAPIGCGRPFVPATPPGFVDLGDRYGDDEYRATTAEGLVIGIRAFENDPKGDLAFWSRVIEKRLREGGGYALLGKTDVKARNGQPGVQLRFGHDEGKEAHLYYLTVFVNDDRVFLHEAGGAKALVERHQQQIDWAIRNFLPE, from the coding sequence ATGAACCACTCCCTTCGCCACGCCTTCGTCCTCCTCGCCTCGCTCGCCGGAGCGGCGGCGCCGATCGGCTGCGGCCGGCCCTTCGTCCCGGCGACCCCGCCGGGGTTCGTCGACCTCGGCGATCGCTACGGCGACGACGAGTACCGCGCGACCACCGCCGAAGGGCTGGTGATCGGGATCCGCGCGTTCGAGAACGATCCGAAGGGCGACCTCGCCTTCTGGTCCCGCGTGATCGAGAAGCGGCTGCGCGAGGGCGGCGGCTACGCGCTGCTCGGCAAGACCGACGTGAAGGCCCGGAACGGCCAGCCGGGCGTCCAGCTGCGCTTCGGGCACGACGAGGGGAAGGAAGCGCACCTTTATTACCTCACCGTCTTCGTCAACGACGATCGCGTCTTCCTCCACGAGGCGGGCGGCGCGAAGGCGCTGGTCGAGCGGCATCAGCAGCAGATCGACTGGGCCATCCGCAACTTCCTTCCGGAGTGA
- a CDS encoding DUF4349 domain-containing protein: MRRTLPVWALLASLAGPTACSSAPSAARDASSSPSYGAAPAPVAGMPPGVMQTTGASTRSGSVREESYDAEVSAAGDFAKAAPPPAPGGGAQPPAARPAPTAATPQPAPTSSGAAPQGAPQAAGEVSAARAPLLVYTADIAMAVFEVGASLGKVEALARDLGGFLARRDDRTITIRIPAARFDEALKRLEGLGDILQRNVVAEDVTEEFLDLGIRIRNARAVRDRLEKLLEKAAKVEESIQLERELARVSSELERLEGRLKFLRDRVAFSTLTVTFQPRSTETLAPSGPRLPIDWLNELGLSRLLNL; the protein is encoded by the coding sequence ATGCGAAGAACGCTGCCCGTCTGGGCTCTCCTTGCCTCGCTCGCCGGCCCCACCGCCTGCAGCTCCGCCCCTTCGGCGGCGCGCGACGCCTCCAGCTCGCCGTCGTACGGAGCGGCGCCGGCCCCGGTGGCAGGGATGCCTCCTGGCGTCATGCAGACGACCGGCGCGTCGACGCGCTCGGGGTCGGTGCGCGAGGAGTCGTACGACGCCGAGGTGTCGGCGGCGGGGGATTTCGCCAAGGCTGCGCCGCCGCCGGCGCCCGGCGGCGGCGCTCAGCCCCCGGCGGCGAGGCCGGCGCCGACCGCCGCTACGCCGCAGCCGGCGCCGACCTCGTCCGGCGCCGCACCGCAGGGCGCGCCCCAGGCCGCCGGCGAGGTGAGCGCGGCGCGCGCGCCCCTCCTCGTCTACACGGCGGACATCGCGATGGCGGTGTTCGAGGTGGGCGCGTCGCTCGGCAAGGTCGAAGCGCTCGCGCGGGATCTCGGCGGCTTCCTCGCCCGCCGCGACGATCGGACGATCACGATCCGCATCCCCGCCGCCCGGTTCGACGAGGCGCTGAAGCGCCTGGAGGGGCTCGGCGACATCCTCCAGCGCAACGTGGTCGCCGAGGACGTGACCGAGGAGTTCCTCGATCTCGGCATCCGCATCCGGAACGCGCGTGCCGTGCGCGATCGCCTGGAGAAGCTCCTCGAGAAGGCCGCCAAGGTCGAGGAGTCGATCCAGCTGGAGCGCGAGCTCGCGCGCGTGTCCAGCGAGCTCGAGCGCCTCGAGGGGCGGCTCAAGTTCCTGCGCGATCGGGTCGCCTTCTCGACCCTCACCGTGACCTTCCAGCCGCGCTCGACGGAGACCCTCGCCCCGTCGGGACCGCGGCTCCCCATCGACTGGCTCAACGAGCTCGGCCTCTCGCGGCTCCTCAACCTGTGA
- a CDS encoding CDP-alcohol phosphatidyltransferase family protein produces MSPLSPRDLALPPNLLSLARLPLAALFPIVATQPALALTVLCCAGLTDVLDGWLARRSGQVTPTGAIVDPIADKVFALAVVGTLLESGALPLWGIPALLARELLELPLALWIAVSRRFQGARLSTASANIPGKLATAVQFAAVFAAIALPSALTAMLAASAIAGAAAGVSYWARQLRRVPGAA; encoded by the coding sequence ATGTCGCCCCTGTCTCCGCGCGATCTCGCGCTTCCGCCGAACCTCCTGAGCTTGGCCCGGCTGCCGCTGGCGGCGCTGTTCCCGATCGTGGCCACGCAGCCTGCGCTCGCCCTCACCGTCCTCTGCTGCGCAGGCCTGACGGACGTGCTCGACGGCTGGCTGGCCCGCCGCTCCGGTCAGGTGACGCCCACCGGGGCGATCGTCGACCCGATCGCGGACAAGGTGTTCGCGCTCGCGGTGGTGGGCACGCTCCTCGAGAGCGGCGCGCTCCCCCTCTGGGGCATCCCGGCGCTGCTCGCCCGCGAGCTCCTCGAGCTGCCGCTCGCGCTCTGGATCGCGGTGAGCCGCCGCTTCCAGGGCGCGCGCCTGTCGACGGCGAGCGCCAACATCCCTGGCAAGCTCGCCACGGCGGTGCAGTTCGCGGCGGTCTTCGCCGCGATCGCGCTCCCCTCGGCGCTGACCGCGATGCTCGCCGCGTCGGCGATCGCGGGCGCGGCCGCGGGCGTCTCGTACTGGGCGCGCCAGCTCCGCCGCGTGCCCGGGGCGGCGTAG
- a CDS encoding universal stress protein — translation MKEGANVILVPVDFEAASMKAIELARDLGARLGHQVVLLHVYQLPVYTYPGLEPALMPGFHAEVSAAASRAVQQLSAQTGGLSTALREGDPATEILAAAEEQGAAMIVMGTHGRRGITHLFLGSVAEQVIRKSNIPVLTVRVAS, via the coding sequence ATGAAGGAAGGCGCGAACGTGATACTGGTGCCCGTCGACTTCGAGGCGGCCTCGATGAAGGCCATCGAGCTCGCGAGGGATCTGGGCGCGAGGCTCGGGCACCAGGTCGTGCTGCTGCACGTCTATCAGCTCCCGGTCTACACGTACCCCGGGCTCGAGCCGGCGCTGATGCCCGGGTTCCACGCCGAGGTGAGCGCCGCCGCGTCGCGCGCGGTCCAGCAGCTCTCGGCGCAGACGGGGGGGCTCTCGACGGCGCTGCGCGAGGGCGACCCTGCGACAGAGATCCTCGCCGCCGCCGAGGAGCAGGGGGCGGCGATGATCGTCATGGGCACGCACGGCCGGCGGGGGATCACGCACCTCTTCCTCGGGAGCGTCGCCGAGCAGGTGATCCGGAAGAGCAACATCCCCGTGCTCACGGTGCGCGTGGCCAGCTGA
- a CDS encoding DUF4398 domain-containing protein → MFAKAALVLAALELAGCAVIRSPAAPPELSHALSAIRAAEREGAGADRRSAMHLALAKSELAQARRRLSVGDKEGARWLLRRAEVDAELSTLMVREAGLRDAAGRTLDEASTLAGRAE, encoded by the coding sequence ATGTTCGCCAAAGCCGCGCTCGTGCTCGCCGCCCTGGAGCTCGCCGGATGTGCCGTCATTCGATCGCCGGCGGCGCCGCCCGAGCTCTCCCACGCGCTCTCGGCGATCCGCGCGGCGGAGCGGGAGGGCGCGGGCGCGGACCGGCGCTCGGCGATGCACCTCGCCCTGGCGAAGAGCGAGCTCGCCCAGGCGAGGCGGCGGCTGTCGGTGGGCGACAAGGAAGGAGCCCGCTGGCTGCTGCGGAGGGCCGAGGTCGACGCGGAGCTCTCGACGCTCATGGTGAGGGAGGCGGGGCTCCGCGACGCCGCGGGCCGCACGCTGGACGAGGCGAGCACGCTCGCGGGGCGGGCCGAGTGA
- a CDS encoding type II toxin-antitoxin system RelE/ParE family toxin has protein sequence MKRARIRLTKEAVRQAREAAAWWIENRPAAPSLFREELAALLSLLRTAPEAGAPHAHRRIKGVRRAPLPTSRYLVYYVVDRESGEVLVLAVWSALRGRPPQLSLE, from the coding sequence ATGAAGCGAGCCCGCATCCGGCTCACCAAAGAGGCCGTCCGCCAGGCGAGGGAAGCGGCCGCATGGTGGATCGAGAACCGACCTGCCGCTCCTTCCCTGTTCCGCGAGGAGCTCGCGGCCCTGCTCAGCCTGCTCAGGACAGCGCCCGAGGCCGGAGCACCGCACGCGCACCGGCGGATCAAAGGCGTTCGCCGCGCTCCACTCCCGACATCGCGTTACCTGGTCTACTACGTCGTTGACCGCGAGAGCGGAGAGGTCCTTGTGCTGGCCGTCTGGAGCGCCCTGCGCGGGCGGCCGCCGCAGCTCTCGCTGGAGTGA
- a CDS encoding serine/threonine protein kinase has product MPPVDPNLRTTIVHAFAVTVADPSSLVRTTSRGGTDDPARSSSRGPSILPEVGQIVGGLYRLGRLLGQGMFGKVYVAQRIDVPEHQVALKLMPRSLYAMRNVERELVMLATVGHPHVVQLKDHGMNADYVWLTMPVYEGETLAQRLERSPLGLREAHDIFLAVARGLEALHAAGLRHQDVKPDNIFLARFAGRVHPILLDLGVAAEREASFCAGTALYASPEQLRALNGFPGAVPLSEKMDTYGLATTLLYSLVNPRDFPGESAQSRTELAEAHDVRADKPLADNALPDLTGRPREMFQAALRRWLAIDPNERPSMTQLAEELDVLLEPEREAERDAERLRIKQKTSYLRARIAAGAMTLVGCAVVLLGFSKRETLRLANELEQARQRGAESFDKLDTCVASHQIAQSEAIACRGAREQDRADFNATLATLQKSGSTSEAEHAREIQALHATQAARLKTCEDSAAAAQKAAMAEHERLAEVEKARAAVTAERDEARALADQRSADLANAAQLRAACDAERASCFAERDRLKADPYEPDEPATPPPAHAPPAHAPPAASGAPPQAPQAPQPANTGASPAAGAPAPAAPATPAAPATSTAAPP; this is encoded by the coding sequence GTGCCGCCCGTCGACCCCAACCTCCGCACCACGATCGTCCACGCGTTCGCCGTCACGGTGGCGGATCCGTCCAGCCTGGTGCGCACCACGTCGCGCGGCGGGACCGACGACCCCGCGAGGAGCAGCAGCCGCGGCCCGTCGATCCTCCCCGAGGTCGGCCAGATCGTCGGCGGGCTCTACCGCCTCGGGCGCCTCCTTGGGCAGGGCATGTTCGGCAAGGTCTACGTCGCCCAGCGGATCGACGTCCCCGAGCACCAGGTCGCCCTCAAGCTCATGCCCCGCTCGCTGTACGCGATGCGGAACGTCGAGCGAGAGCTCGTCATGCTCGCGACCGTCGGGCACCCGCACGTCGTCCAGCTGAAGGACCACGGCATGAACGCCGACTACGTGTGGCTCACCATGCCGGTCTACGAGGGCGAGACCCTCGCCCAGCGGCTCGAGCGCAGCCCCCTCGGCCTGCGCGAGGCGCACGACATCTTCCTCGCCGTCGCGCGCGGGCTCGAGGCGCTCCACGCCGCCGGGCTCCGGCACCAGGACGTCAAGCCCGACAACATCTTCCTCGCCAGGTTCGCAGGCCGCGTCCACCCCATCCTGCTCGACCTGGGCGTGGCCGCGGAGCGGGAGGCCTCCTTCTGCGCCGGCACCGCGCTCTACGCCTCGCCCGAGCAGCTCCGGGCGCTGAACGGCTTCCCCGGCGCCGTGCCGCTCTCGGAGAAGATGGACACCTACGGGCTCGCCACGACCCTGCTCTACTCGCTCGTGAACCCCAGGGACTTCCCGGGCGAGTCCGCGCAGAGCCGCACCGAGCTCGCCGAGGCGCACGACGTCCGCGCCGACAAGCCGCTCGCCGACAACGCGCTGCCAGACCTCACCGGGCGCCCGCGCGAGATGTTCCAGGCCGCGCTCAGGCGATGGCTCGCGATCGATCCGAACGAGCGGCCGTCGATGACCCAGCTCGCCGAGGAGCTCGACGTGCTGCTCGAGCCGGAGCGCGAGGCGGAGCGCGACGCGGAGCGGCTGCGGATCAAGCAGAAGACGTCCTACCTGCGCGCGCGGATCGCGGCCGGCGCGATGACCCTCGTGGGCTGCGCGGTCGTGCTGCTCGGCTTCTCGAAGCGCGAGACGCTGCGGCTCGCGAACGAGCTCGAGCAGGCCCGCCAGCGGGGCGCCGAGTCGTTCGACAAGCTCGATACCTGCGTCGCCAGCCACCAGATCGCCCAGTCCGAGGCGATCGCGTGCCGCGGCGCCCGCGAGCAGGATCGCGCGGATTTCAACGCGACGCTGGCCACCCTCCAGAAGAGCGGCTCCACGTCGGAGGCGGAGCACGCCCGCGAGATCCAGGCGCTGCACGCGACCCAGGCGGCGCGCCTCAAGACGTGCGAGGACAGCGCGGCGGCCGCGCAGAAGGCGGCCATGGCCGAACACGAGCGGCTCGCCGAGGTCGAGAAGGCGCGCGCCGCCGTCACCGCCGAGCGCGACGAGGCCAGGGCGCTCGCCGACCAGCGCTCGGCGGACCTCGCCAACGCGGCGCAGCTGCGGGCCGCGTGCGACGCGGAGCGCGCCAGCTGTTTTGCGGAGCGCGATCGCCTGAAGGCCGACCCGTACGAGCCGGACGAGCCCGCCACCCCGCCGCCTGCGCACGCGCCGCCTGCGCACGCGCCGCCCGCCGCGAGCGGCGCGCCGCCGCAGGCGCCGCAAGCGCCGCAGCCGGCGAACACGGGCGCTTCCCCCGCCGCAGGCGCTCCGGCGCCGGCGGCCCCAGCAACCCCGGCGGCCCCAGCGACGTCCACCGCGGCTCCTCCTTGA
- a CDS encoding DUF362 domain-containing protein has translation MGDISRREMLRRLSAAGLVLGGAGGLAAVRWDRGGSAAAAAERQQTRDYRLRDAPADLPQLVVARAGAEALAGGAPDPAALVRKAVDALGGMRRFISRGDIVVVKPNIGWDRTPIHAANTNPKVVAEVVRLAYDAGAKTVIVTDASCNEPNRCFQRSGIWKAAYDVGAEVVIPAAHRFRGMRLKGEVLDDWPVYTPLVNADKVINVPIAKHHNLSRYTAAMKNWYGALGGRRNRLHQNIDVSIADLATFIQPTLTIVDAVRVLMRNGPQGGNVADAKDMHTVIATTDQVAADAYGCQLIGRKPEEIPYLKMGHERGLGTMHWQNLRLAEV, from the coding sequence ATGGGTGACATTTCTCGACGTGAAATGCTGCGTCGGTTGAGCGCGGCGGGCCTCGTCCTCGGGGGCGCGGGCGGGCTCGCGGCGGTCCGGTGGGACCGCGGCGGCAGCGCCGCCGCCGCCGCCGAGCGCCAGCAGACGCGGGACTACCGGCTCCGCGACGCTCCTGCCGACCTGCCGCAGCTCGTCGTCGCCCGCGCCGGCGCCGAGGCGCTCGCCGGGGGCGCCCCGGACCCGGCCGCCTTGGTCCGGAAGGCGGTCGACGCCCTCGGCGGGATGCGGCGCTTCATCTCGCGCGGGGACATCGTGGTCGTGAAGCCGAACATCGGCTGGGATCGCACGCCGATCCACGCGGCCAACACGAACCCCAAGGTCGTGGCCGAGGTGGTGCGCCTCGCCTACGACGCCGGCGCCAAGACCGTCATCGTGACGGACGCCTCGTGCAACGAGCCGAACCGCTGCTTCCAGCGCTCCGGCATCTGGAAGGCCGCCTACGACGTCGGCGCGGAGGTCGTCATCCCCGCGGCGCACCGCTTCCGCGGCATGCGCCTGAAGGGCGAGGTGCTCGACGACTGGCCCGTCTACACGCCGCTCGTCAACGCGGACAAGGTCATCAACGTCCCGATCGCGAAGCACCACAACCTGTCCAGGTACACCGCGGCGATGAAGAACTGGTACGGGGCGCTCGGCGGCCGGCGCAACCGCCTCCACCAGAACATCGACGTGTCGATCGCCGATCTCGCGACGTTCATCCAGCCGACGCTCACCATCGTGGACGCCGTCCGCGTCCTCATGCGCAACGGGCCGCAGGGCGGGAACGTCGCCGACGCGAAGGACATGCACACCGTGATCGCGACGACCGACCAGGTCGCCGCCGACGCGTACGGCTGCCAGCTCATCGGCCGCAAGCCGGAGGAGATCCCGTACCTGAAGATGGGCCACGAGCGGGGCCTGGGCACGATGCACTGGCAGAACCTGCGGCTCGCTGAGGTGTAG
- a CDS encoding 4Fe-4S binding protein, producing MANLDPTPAAPAHREPAAGAGAAPAKASAAPSVAPPAKASAAPPAASAKEARSGALLRVVRKAGSIVRPAPKRRPGSGLPARKVIQVLVWVRRAVQAGCLGLFLYFLFQTGFRGSFASAEARVRLPLPVEGFLLADPFVGAMTLLSTHTVYRGLLWSLGILALTLVFGRVFCGWICPFGTLHHFFGWIFPSRYGKGGKRVEANKTYTRQRVKYYLMYAFLAASVAGSAIGGLFDPICVAVRAIGLAVIPAAQYVVSVVTGSAAGTGSRSVQLAADHTQDFLAASVWQTKQFYFHQTWFVGILFVAILFMNRFIPRFWCRVLCPLGAFLGVFARFALFGMQKDHAKCTDCNLCLVHCQGADSPQGGVKWRQDECHMCLNCESACPEDVIKFRFLPNRKSALVTPDTGRRTALATAAAGAVIIPTARIADVLDANYDHRVIRPPGSVEEREFLERCIRCAECMKVCPNNAIHPAFFEAGIEGLWTPIVIPRIGYCEHSCVLCGDVCPTGAIQKITEEQKMGVGQKPISIGTAFYDQGRCLPWSMSVPCIVCEEFCPTSPKAIWVEEVDIPKREPVAAESGKEPPMKMVHVQRPHVDPSLCIGCGACEKVCPVQDKPAVYVTSVGETRSKTNVILLEDTDYNKAS from the coding sequence ATGGCAAACCTCGATCCGACGCCGGCTGCGCCGGCGCACCGTGAACCGGCGGCAGGAGCGGGCGCGGCGCCCGCGAAGGCGAGCGCCGCACCGAGCGTGGCGCCGCCCGCGAAGGCGAGCGCGGCGCCGCCCGCCGCATCCGCGAAGGAGGCCCGCTCGGGCGCGCTGTTGCGCGTGGTGCGCAAGGCCGGCTCGATCGTCCGGCCCGCCCCGAAGCGCCGGCCCGGCTCGGGGCTGCCGGCGCGCAAGGTGATCCAGGTGCTCGTCTGGGTGCGCCGCGCCGTGCAGGCGGGCTGCCTCGGGCTGTTCCTCTACTTCCTGTTCCAGACGGGCTTCCGCGGCTCGTTCGCCTCCGCAGAGGCGCGCGTGCGCCTGCCGCTCCCCGTCGAGGGCTTCCTCCTCGCCGACCCGTTCGTCGGCGCGATGACCCTGCTCTCGACGCACACCGTCTACCGCGGCCTGCTCTGGTCGCTCGGGATCCTCGCGCTGACGCTCGTCTTCGGGCGCGTGTTCTGCGGCTGGATCTGCCCCTTCGGCACCCTCCACCATTTCTTCGGGTGGATCTTCCCGTCGCGCTACGGCAAGGGCGGCAAGCGCGTCGAGGCGAACAAGACGTACACGCGGCAGCGGGTGAAGTACTACCTGATGTACGCCTTCCTCGCGGCGAGCGTGGCCGGCAGCGCGATCGGGGGGCTGTTCGATCCGATCTGCGTGGCGGTCCGGGCGATCGGGCTCGCCGTCATCCCGGCCGCGCAGTACGTCGTCAGCGTGGTGACCGGCTCCGCGGCCGGGACCGGGAGCCGATCGGTGCAGCTCGCCGCGGACCACACGCAGGACTTCCTCGCGGCGAGCGTGTGGCAGACGAAGCAGTTCTACTTCCACCAGACGTGGTTCGTCGGGATCCTGTTCGTCGCGATCCTCTTCATGAACCGGTTCATCCCGCGGTTCTGGTGCCGCGTGCTCTGCCCGCTCGGCGCGTTCCTCGGCGTGTTCGCGCGCTTCGCGCTCTTCGGGATGCAGAAGGATCACGCGAAGTGCACCGACTGCAACCTGTGCCTCGTGCACTGCCAGGGCGCCGACTCGCCCCAGGGCGGGGTGAAGTGGCGGCAGGACGAGTGCCACATGTGCCTCAACTGCGAGAGCGCCTGCCCCGAGGACGTCATCAAGTTCCGCTTCCTGCCGAACCGGAAGAGCGCCCTCGTGACGCCCGACACGGGCCGCCGCACCGCGCTCGCGACCGCCGCGGCCGGCGCGGTGATCATCCCGACGGCGCGCATCGCCGACGTGCTCGACGCGAACTACGACCACCGCGTGATCCGGCCCCCGGGTTCGGTCGAGGAGCGCGAGTTCCTGGAGCGGTGCATCCGGTGCGCCGAGTGCATGAAGGTCTGCCCCAACAACGCGATCCACCCCGCGTTCTTCGAGGCGGGCATCGAGGGGCTCTGGACGCCGATCGTCATCCCGCGCATCGGGTACTGCGAGCACTCCTGCGTCCTCTGCGGCGACGTCTGCCCGACCGGAGCGATCCAGAAGATCACCGAGGAGCAGAAGATGGGCGTCGGCCAGAAGCCGATCTCGATCGGCACCGCGTTCTACGATCAGGGGCGCTGCCTGCCCTGGTCGATGAGCGTGCCGTGCATCGTCTGCGAGGAGTTCTGCCCGACGTCGCCCAAGGCGATCTGGGTCGAGGAGGTCGACATCCCGAAGCGCGAGCCGGTGGCGGCCGAGAGCGGCAAGGAGCCGCCGATGAAGATGGTCCACGTGCAGCGTCCGCACGTCGATCCGTCGCTGTGCATCGGCTGCGGCGCGTGCGAGAAGGTGTGTCCGGTGCAGGACAAGCCCGCGGTCTACGTGACCAGCGTCGGCGAGACCCGCTCGAAGACGAACGTCATCCTTCTCGAGGACACGGACTACAACAAGGCGTCTTGA
- a CDS encoding ABC transporter permease has protein sequence MSYPIEVALRYLGSKKRAFISVGTTFAILGVALGVAALATVMSVTGGFQAEFREKVLGVNAHVLVIKYSTDFREYRTIMEQVSKVPGVIGVAPFSINPMMLTHGDATATGVLVKGVDPARSLGVGAEGASTAVLDLPRHILPGGDLAGLRRPGSKPAERAVPSLPDVPVLEPDAGARGALAPDAPAPDAGAEIDLLKAYEARIREDERAAAARDAALAPPTSRAAEADGAPDARDEEAEVAVAEGAPRGAIEPQGGYGSVLPDDDELPPEVDPDPCADKEQIAKMPGIVIGAALAKNLSLELGQCVTVTSPTIGFSFANGAIKPPVAKRFRVIAIFEAGFEQYDTKLAYADLYETQAFYDQGDTVTGVEMKVDDIDNASGIAREISKLLGSGLYYTMDWEELNHGLFTALRIQQIGMSAVLALIIVVAAFTVIATLIMVVLDKKKEIAVLKAMGATDAAVLRIFLYQGGIIGVAGTTLGLLLGVAVCKGLLVYGFPLDPKVYFISHLPVQARPQEFIITGCIAILICLAATIVPSLYAARLRPAEGFRAQ, from the coding sequence ATGAGCTACCCTATCGAGGTCGCGCTGCGATATCTCGGCTCCAAGAAGCGGGCGTTCATCTCGGTCGGCACCACGTTCGCGATCCTCGGGGTCGCGCTCGGGGTCGCGGCGCTCGCGACCGTGATGAGCGTGACCGGGGGCTTTCAGGCGGAGTTCCGCGAGAAGGTCCTGGGCGTCAACGCGCACGTCCTGGTGATCAAGTACTCGACGGACTTCCGTGAGTACCGCACGATCATGGAGCAGGTCTCCAAGGTCCCCGGCGTCATCGGCGTCGCGCCGTTCAGCATCAACCCCATGATGCTGACGCACGGCGACGCGACGGCGACCGGCGTCCTGGTCAAGGGGGTCGACCCGGCCAGGAGCCTCGGCGTGGGGGCCGAGGGCGCCTCCACGGCCGTGCTCGACCTGCCCCGTCACATCCTCCCGGGCGGCGATCTCGCCGGGCTGCGTCGTCCTGGCTCGAAGCCCGCCGAGCGCGCCGTGCCGTCGTTGCCCGACGTCCCCGTCCTGGAGCCGGACGCTGGGGCGCGGGGCGCGCTCGCGCCGGACGCGCCCGCGCCGGACGCGGGCGCCGAGATCGATCTGCTGAAGGCCTACGAGGCGCGGATCCGCGAGGACGAGCGCGCCGCGGCCGCGCGCGACGCCGCGCTCGCGCCCCCGACCTCGCGCGCGGCCGAGGCCGACGGCGCGCCGGACGCCAGGGACGAGGAGGCCGAGGTCGCGGTCGCCGAGGGGGCCCCGCGGGGCGCGATCGAGCCGCAGGGCGGCTATGGGAGCGTCCTCCCCGATGACGACGAGCTGCCGCCCGAGGTCGATCCGGACCCCTGCGCCGACAAGGAGCAGATCGCCAAGATGCCGGGCATCGTGATCGGCGCCGCGCTGGCCAAGAACCTGTCCCTCGAGCTCGGCCAGTGCGTCACCGTCACCTCGCCCACGATCGGCTTCTCGTTCGCGAACGGCGCCATCAAGCCGCCGGTCGCCAAGCGATTCCGGGTCATCGCGATCTTCGAGGCCGGCTTCGAGCAGTACGACACCAAGCTGGCGTACGCCGATCTCTACGAGACGCAGGCGTTCTACGACCAGGGCGACACGGTGACCGGCGTCGAGATGAAGGTCGACGACATCGACAACGCGAGCGGCATCGCGCGCGAGATCAGCAAGCTCCTCGGCAGCGGGCTCTATTACACGATGGACTGGGAGGAGCTGAACCACGGGCTCTTCACGGCGCTGCGCATCCAGCAGATCGGCATGAGCGCGGTGCTGGCGCTCATCATCGTGGTCGCCGCGTTCACGGTGATCGCGACCCTCATCATGGTGGTCCTCGACAAGAAGAAGGAGATCGCGGTCCTCAAGGCGATGGGGGCCACGGACGCCGCCGTCCTGCGCATCTTCCTCTACCAGGGCGGGATCATCGGCGTCGCGGGCACCACGCTGGGCCTCCTGCTCGGCGTGGCCGTGTGCAAGGGGCTCCTTGTGTACGGCTTCCCGCTCGACCCGAAGGTCTATTTCATCTCCCACCTGCCCGTCCAGGCGCGCCCGCAGGAGTTCATCATCACGGGCTGCATCGCCATCCTCATCTGCCTCGCCGCCACGATCGTGCCCAGCCTCTACGCCGCGCGCCTCCGCCCTGCCGAGGGCTTCCGCGCGCAGTGA